A portion of the Desulfurispora thermophila DSM 16022 genome contains these proteins:
- the hydF gene encoding [FeFe] hydrogenase H-cluster maturation GTPase HydF codes for MHDTPRGDRLHIALFGRRNAGKSSLINALTGQNLAIVSPVAGTTTDPVYKAMEILPIGPVVLIDTAGLDDEGELGRMRVEKSLGVLDKADLALLVVDPAQGVGETERQLLEMAAAHGLPVLGVFNKMDRPESEAATRGLELAGVQEWVRVSALTGQGMAQLKQAIVRAAPREWTAPTIAGDLVPPGKLAVLVVPIDLAAPKGRLILPQVQTIRDLLDHDCLTMVVKERELRAAIQQLKEPPALVITDSQAFLKVDADTPPGVPLTSFSILFARYKGDLATLVRGALAVEQLLPGDRVLIAEACTHHRVADDIGTVKIPRWLRQRVGGDLHFEWSSGISLPGRLDQYKLIVHCGACMINRREMLSRIMTAQEAGVPIVNYGVLIAYLHGILRRALAPFPDVLALLDQEEVY; via the coding sequence ATGCATGATACGCCGCGGGGAGATCGATTGCACATTGCCCTGTTTGGCCGGCGCAATGCCGGCAAGTCCAGCCTGATCAACGCCCTGACCGGGCAAAACCTGGCCATTGTGTCTCCCGTGGCCGGGACCACCACCGACCCGGTCTATAAGGCCATGGAAATTCTGCCCATTGGCCCTGTGGTGCTGATTGATACGGCGGGGCTGGACGACGAGGGGGAACTGGGCCGGATGCGGGTGGAAAAAAGCCTGGGTGTGCTGGACAAGGCCGACCTGGCCCTGCTGGTGGTGGATCCGGCCCAGGGCGTGGGTGAGACAGAGCGACAATTGCTGGAAATGGCGGCGGCCCACGGATTGCCTGTGCTGGGCGTGTTCAATAAAATGGACCGGCCGGAGAGCGAGGCGGCGACCCGGGGTTTGGAACTGGCCGGAGTGCAGGAGTGGGTGCGGGTGAGCGCCCTGACCGGCCAGGGGATGGCCCAGCTCAAACAGGCCATTGTGCGGGCCGCCCCCAGAGAGTGGACGGCGCCCACCATTGCCGGTGATTTGGTGCCGCCCGGCAAGCTGGCCGTGCTGGTGGTGCCCATTGATCTGGCGGCACCCAAGGGGCGGTTGATTCTGCCCCAGGTGCAGACCATCCGCGACTTGCTGGACCACGACTGCCTGACCATGGTGGTCAAAGAGAGAGAGCTGCGGGCGGCCATTCAGCAGCTCAAAGAACCCCCCGCCCTGGTGATCACCGACTCGCAGGCCTTTTTGAAGGTGGATGCCGATACACCGCCCGGTGTGCCGCTGACCTCTTTTTCCATCCTTTTTGCCCGCTACAAGGGTGACCTGGCTACCCTGGTACGGGGGGCGCTGGCGGTGGAACAACTGCTGCCGGGGGACAGGGTGCTGATTGCCGAAGCCTGCACCCACCACCGGGTGGCCGACGACATCGGCACGGTGAAAATACCCCGCTGGCTGCGCCAGCGGGTGGGGGGAGACCTGCATTTCGAGTGGAGCAGCGGCATATCCCTGCCCGGCCGGCTGGATCAATACAAGTTGATTGTGCACTGCGGCGCCTGCATGATCAACCGGCGGGAGATGCTCAGCCGGATCATGACCGCCCAGGAGGCCGGTGTGCCCATTGTGAACTACGGGGTGCTGATTGCTTATTTGCACGGCATTTTGCGCCGCGCCCTGGCTCCCTTCCCGGATGTGCTGGCCCTGCTGGACCAGGAAGAGGTGTATTAA